A segment of the uncultured Desulfobulbus sp. genome:
GCTGATAGAGCGTGGTAATGTAGATGACGCTATCGCCGTGGCCGACAGCAACCGCAAACAGTGCGCTCGTAAGGCCTACGAAGTGCGCAATTTCAGACGGCAAATCAGAAGAAATATCAGCGGTGTCGATTTTACGAAAGTACAGCAGTTGACGGAGGAAGGGGTCAATCAGGCGACCACTATCCAGAATAAAGGTCGCAGGTTGCACAATATGGTTATGGAGAGCCTCACCATCTCCAAGAGCGATCAAAGATACGAAGCAAAACTGCACCGACTCGCTGAAATGCTCGAAGATCTCAATACCCAGCTCATGCACCTCACCACGGAATTACAGCAGCTCCCTGACGATTACGACAAACATAGTTTCAAACTTTTCAGACGCCGCCATCTTGGAGCCTTCCCCCCAATGGAGGAAGTCATGCGGCGAATATGCCTGCTTACGGAAGAGAATGCCGCCCGGATAGGGGAAGAATTCATAGCTCAGGTTAATCCGCCGGCTCAGAGATCACTGTTTGATCCGGCATCAATTATCGAAGCCTGCAGCCGTGCTTTAGATCGTCAGCAAAGTACAGGCGACAGGAAACAACCCCTGGAGGAAATAAATCACACCTCAAACATGCAGTTTTCCTCTGAATTAAGCCCCAGGCAGATGGAGCATGCTTTTGAACTGATGCACCATGAGGTGCGATCACAGGGGGAAATTTCCCTGAGTCAATTATTTCAAGCTACATCGCAGCCCCAGGGCGACCAGGAAGACGAGCTGCTGCCAGTGGCAATGGCCATGGCTGTGTTTCAGTGTACGGTGGAACATCGCCTGGCTGCTCGCCATCAGGTGCAGGTGAAAACCATAAATCCAGAGCGGCGGGTAACGATCGATCTTTGTGCCGGTCGCCGCTACCGGGGCCACGAACTCCGTTTGATCCCTCTCGACACCCATCATCCATCAGAGGATTTATCATGAGCAATGACACCATGTACGATGCCAGCCGACTCATTTATCTCAGCCTGGCTTACAGTAGCGTTAAAAAACGGCTGCTGGCGCAAAATAAAGCAGAGATGAACGAGCTGCTGCAACGTTTTCTGGCTGAAGAAAACTTTCGGCGGGCGGTGGATGCAGGACTGCGGGCCATGGATCTGCGTTTTCTGGCCCTTGAGGATGGAGGCCTGCGTCTTTCTGCACAGAATTCGGAAAGCTTTTTTGCCGCTAACCTGACCGATTATGGTCGTCTGCTGGCCCGTGGCGATCTTAAGGCGGCCGATGTGTTGAGCTTGCATTGCGCCATTGCCACAGCGGTTTTCCCCACTGAAGCCGATCTGGACATGCCGGTTGAGGATCTAGGGACGATCACCATGGAAGACGTGATTGCTATCCTGCGTCGTTTTGCCCACGCCGAAGAAACTTTGCCCGAGGAAGATGACCGTCTCCATCCTCAGTTGCGAAACGTGGCTCAACGTTTACGGGAATTACCGGAGGATAACCCCGATCGTGTTCGTGCCGGTGCCGGTCAATCCTGGGTGGACCTGGCCCAACAGGTCATCGTCCACATGATCGAGACCGGGTATCTACTTGTCTTTGAAGACCCTCAAGGCAACACAGAATACCGCCCTACCCCGGCCTATCAGACTGCCATGCGTGAGGGAATTGTCCATGCATTCCATGCGTTTCGCGATATCCTGACTAGCGTTGAATATAACGAGGCTTCCCTGGAAGCCGGAGAGAAAATCGATGTACCGACTCTGTAAACTTTTTATCAGCGATGTCACCGCCGGAGATAATCTTCTGCGTAATGCCTTTGTTCCCATCAACCGTGAAAGCGGCATCGCCGATCATGGTGTGCTCTTTGCGGCCAATGGAACCTGCAAAACCACCCTGCTCTCGTTTATTCTCAACATTTTTTCTCCGGAGCAACGGCGCTTTGTCCAGCACCTTCAATCAACCGGAGACAAAACGCTCGAGCAATACCTGATTCCCGGCCGCCCGGCTGTGGTCCTGGTCGACCTTGCCTGTAACGAGCAACCGACTCTTTTCAACTCAGCCCCTGAGTCCCACCTGGTATTGGGGCAACTGCTCTACCGCTCACGGGGTATGGTCGACAAGCTCGATCGTATTTTTTTCATTGCCCATTCTCCAGATTTTTTTGATCTGCTGCGCACGACCTGGGACAACCTGCTGGAGCAGGAACAACCCTGGCGAGCTATTCGTGACTTCGTCTCCCAGCACGCTCAGCAGACCAATGTGCAGAGCGAGTGGCTCACGGTCCTGGAAAGGCTGGGTCTTGATCCCTGGTTGATTGATCGTCAAATTGACTTTGCCCGCAGTGAGGGTGGCATCAAAGACGCGTTTAAATTTCGCTCTGAGTCTGATTTTCTCAATTTCTTTCTGGGGTGCGTAACCGATCTGGAGGCAGCAGAGACTCTGCGAAAAAATATAGGGCAATCGCTACGCAAAATGGAAGATCGTCCTCGCAAAATCGCTCAGCTCGAAACCGCACGTGAGTTGAAACGACGCTTGCGTGACTATAACGCCAGCGCCCGTATCTGGCGTGATGCCCTAGACGCTGTCGATGGATCCAAGGCCGTGCTGGGGGAAGCTGTCCACCTCTTGCAGCAGTCAAAAACCTTGGCTGAGCAGCAGATGCAACTGCGTGAAAAAGCGCTTCAGGAAACTCAAAAACTCAGGGCCACGACTCATAAAAAGCAGGAAGTTGCCCAGATACATGTCGCGACTGTTGAACGCTTCCAACTCTGCCAGGCGGTCCACCAGGCCCAAGAAGAAATATCCCGCGCTGAACAGGAGATCCAATGTTTCAAGGAAGAACAACATGGACTCAAAGCCGCAGATATTGTTGCAGAAATTCGAAGAAATCGCGGCCAGTTAGAAATCAAGCAGGATGTGTTACGACAGGCCAGTGAAGAGCTCTCACCCCTGCTGGAGCGCATCGCACTTTTCAGCCTCCAATACCACGCCCGTCTCGACGAAGATCGACGGAGCCTGCTTGCACTGATCAAACAACATGAAGCCCATATTGCTGAGTTGGATTCGTCCATGAAAACCGGTGAGGTGCAGTTAAAGGCCTATCTCAGCAAGCGCAGTGCCTTAGAAGAACAAAAGCTGGAGCTGAGCGCCCGTATTCGAGCAGCCCAGGAGCGGCGTCAGGCATTGCCCATGCAAGAGGGAGAATCTCCTGATGAGGCGCGGGAGCGCTTGCAAGATAATCTCCGAGACATGGACGCACGCCTCACCGCCGTCAGTGAACAGAGAGCTTCACTTGAGAAGAAAATTGGAAGCAATGAGGAAAAATGGCGACTTCTTCAGAAAAAGCAGTCTGAACTCAATGTTCAACACGAACAGGCTCGACAATGCCAGGAAGCCGAATTTAAGCAACGGCAACGTCTTCTCGCCTCACCCCATCTTCAGCGAATCGCAGGGCGCACCACTTTTGATCCGACCAAGGCAGAGCTGGTGTCGCGGCTTGACGACGCCCTTACCCGCAGTTGGGAGAAGATAGAACAAAAAAAACGACAGCAGGCTGATCTGACTCGAGAACTTGAACGGTTGCGTGGCACCGAGACCTTAACCGCAGACGAACAAACCAGAGGGCTGCTCGCCCATTATCACCAGCAGGGGATCTCTCCAGAGGAGCTGAAAACCTTTCCGGAACATCTGGCGAGTCTCTACACTGCCCCCAAAGATATCGCCCGTTTTATCGAAAGCGATCCGGGACGATTCACGGGGCTCATGGCCACCAGCCAAACTGTGATAGAAAAAATTCGGGCACTGCCCGTACCCGGCTGGCTGTATCGTCCGGTGATTCTTTCGACGTGGGGAGAACAGGAGGAGAGCAAACCCATTTCCGCCTCTGTCATCTGCCCTGCAGATCCGGGGGTCTACTCCAAACGGTACCTGGAGGAAACCCGCTCCCGGCTGCAGGAGCAACTCGACAAACTGATTGTGAACATCAACCTCGAGAGAAAGCAACTGCGAGAAATGGAAGCTGACAGTCGTGCACTGCATGCCTATCGCGATACCTATCCTGACGACTGCACAGTCACTGCGCTCAGCGAACGTCTTCAAGGGCTGGAGCAAAGTCTGGTCGAGTTGCAAGCAGAGATCACCGACAGGGAAAATGATGCCCAATCACTGCGAAAACAAAAGAGCGAGCAGGAAGCTCTCCATTATGCGCTGACCAAAAAACGAGTGCAGATTGGTGAACATCATGACCAGGTCCAGGCATGGCGCAAAGAGTATGAGTCGCTGGAGCGTTGGGGGAATCAGGCGGAAAAGAACGCAGCAGCCCTGAAAAAGCTCGCATTAAGCATGGAGACTGAAGCTGAAAAAATCCAGCGGATTCGTGAAGAAGTTGCTTCGCTCAAAGCTGATATTCAGGTCAGTCGTTCCCAGATCAAGGGGCTGGATGAGCGGGCTGGTGAGGTGCCCAAATATCCGGAAGCAACACTCAACGACGAACAACGAAAAACAGCCCTGCAGATGGACCGCGAGAGCTTAAAACAATTATTTGAGGAAGCCCGTGATCATCAGCGTCACCGAGCTGATGCGCTTGGCGTGAGCACCGTGCAACGAGAACTGATTGAGCTTGAAGGTACTGTCAGCCATCAGGAGTCGCATTTGGAGAGCATGCTGCGGGAAGTGACCCTAGAGCCGGAGACAATCGAGCATTGGGTGGGCCAAAGTGTTACCCAGCGCGAGGAACGGCGCAACTTTCTCAACGAGAAAATCCAAGAGACAACCGGGGCTATCGGGACCATGCGTGGGCGTATCGAATATCAAAACCGAGATATCGAAAAGCTGACCCAGACACTTACCCAATGTGCGGCCCTATCCATCAAGTCCAGCATTCGAGAAACAGACCTCAACGATCAGGATCTCGAAGAGATGATCCACCTCTTTCAGCAAGACGTCCAGCGCCATGGCGAGAAGCTCGAACGCCTTGACCTGCGCACTCGTGAACTTGAAGCAGCCGTCAAAGAACAGGAGACCTGGCGCCAGGAGGTCGAGCTTGGCCTTGCTGCGACCCAGTCCTTTACTCCGCTCTGGGATCAACAGTCTCCGCGAATGGACTGGCCGGAAACGCTCTCCACAGCTGAGCCCCAGGAAAACATTGAGGCAACCCGCACCCTCAACGCACAGGCTCGTCAACACATTACCGCTTTTGAACAGCTTCGTTACAGTCTGGAAAGTGCCAGAAGCCAAATGGGAACCGAATTTGAGCATCTGCGCTCGGACCTTGCAGCCGAACGTTTTATGCATAACCTTCCAGCGGTGATCGATGAGCTGCTCCGCTATGATACCGAGTCGTTGGGAAACCAGGCTAAAGAACTGATTCAACGTTGCGAAGAGATAGCCCAGAATATCGAAGGGGACCTCTCCATCTCCCAGCAAATCATGGACAACCTGGTGGACATGCTCCTTTCCCGTGCCAAGGAATACCACCAGAAACTCCAGACTGCGGCACAACAATTACTGCCCGAGGATGTGTATATGTACGGCGGGCGAAGTATCCTTCGGGCAGGGACACGATTGGACTTCACTCGCTTTGGCGCGGATTTCAAGCGAACGGTCGAAAACTGGCTGCATGAATTGATGCAGCAGGATCGCCTGCCTGAAGTCAATCAGCGGGTAGGCAACTGTTTGGGAGCTGAGCTGCTCTACCAGCTTCTCCGAGCCTCTACCGGGAAAAAGGATTTTGGCATACGCCTGCTCAAATGTGACGATACCGGCCGCAACTACGAACAGGTGGGTAAAGATCTGGGCTCCGGTGGCGAAGCCCTGACCACAGCAGTACTGCTTTATACTTTGCTGACCTTCATGCGCAAGAAACGCCATAACCTTCCCCATGGACGCCTACCGGCCTTTCTCATCCTGGATAACCCTCTGGGCGTCTGCAACCGCTCGGATTTTCTCGATGCCCAGTTGAAAGTGGCCAAGGCCATGGGCATTCAATGCGTCTATCTCACCGGAATCAACGATCGGGAATCGCTGGGGCTTTTTGAACTGCGGGTGGCCATCCGTAAGGGAGAAAAGAAGGCCAGGATCGGCAAGAGAACCTATACCATCCTTGAGATAGCGGAACTCAATGTGGAACATACCGCCATTCCAGTTTTGGCATGAGAGAAAAAAACATGAAAAAAATAATTTTCTTTATCCTCACCCTGCTCGTAAGTACCCATTATGCCCATGCAAACGCATACATTTTTATTGGGGCTGGTCCCATAGCGGGAGACACGTACCTGGTTGCCGGCTCCCTGGCCAAAACGCTCAACAGTAAAAGAAAAGAGTTTCATTTTCGCGCTTCTGTTCAATCCACACACGGGGATACAGAGACCATCCGCCTCCTCAAATCTGGTGACATAGATTTTGGCGTTGTCAGCACTCGTCATCTTGCTGCACACAACCAAGTTCGTGTAATTTTCAGTCTCCCCACAACCCCCTACGTTGTTGTCACCTCAGAAAAGGCTGCCGTTGGCAGAGTTCATACCTTTGTCAGGGCTGTCGTTGAAAATCTCACTTTTCTAAAAATACAACTCTGCAGAGTAAATATTCTCCAGCCAAGAGCCGATGAGTTATTAGTCGGGGGAGGTTTGGTTGAAGATGCCGTGTTCACTAAAGAAAGCATGCTGACAGGTTTTTCGGGACGTCTCCATCCTGGATCATTGAAGTATTTCAAAGAAGCGGGGATACAACCTAAAACATTGACAAATCGTTCTTAATACGTATTTATACAATATAAAGACAGACGTTATTTTAGACACACTCACTAACCAATTCTGTCCTTTGTTTGCAGGAAGCGTTGTTCGAAGCAGGAGGAAAAAATGGTCACTATCAAAGGTACATCGACAAGTCCGAATTACCTGAACAAAGCTCTGGCGCAATCCAATACGGCCTTAAACCGCTTGAGCAGTGGCAGCCGAATCAACAGTGCCAAGGATGATGCCGCTGGCCTGGCCATCTCTGACCGAATGTCTTCGCTTATTCAGGGACTCAACCAGGCGATGACCAATGCCAACGATGGTATATCCCTAACCCAGACCGCAGACGGAGCTCTCTCTGAATCGAACAATGCCTTACAGCGGATGCGGGAATTGGCTGTACAGTCGGGCAATGCCATTTACTCAAGCTCCGACAGGGCTGCACTGAACAAAGAATTCGGCCAGTTGCAGCAGGAACTCGGACGTATTGCCGAGCAGACCAATTTTAACGGGCAAAAACTTTTAAACGGTGAATTTGAGGGTGCATCTTTTCAGGTTGGCGCCAACAGTGGCGAAACCATTGAAGTCTCCATCGCGGATATGAGTACAGAGGCTCTGGGACTCAGGGATCTGAATATCTCGACCGCCACAGGTGCCCAGGAGGCTCTTAAGGCAATTGATGGTGCCCTGTCAAACGTCTCGAATGCTCGCTCTGACCTTGGAGCAGTACAAAGCCGCTTCGAATCAGCCATATCCAACCTGGGGACGACCTCGGTCAATATGGCTGAATCCAGATCACGTATTGCCGACACCGACTACGCTGCCGAGGTTTCTGAAAGTATAAAGAACCAGATACTTGCCAAGGCTGGCATTGCTGTTCAAACGCAGGCGCGGCAATCCGCGGGGGTAGCCTTACAGCTCCTCAATGTTGGGGAAAATTGACATAAAAGAAGGCGTTAACGCGGAAGAGAAACAACAAAAACGTATCCCTATACCTCCTGCCTCTCCCCTTCGCCTTCTTTTTCAAACCATCGCTCTCTTATCATAACTAAGCATTGATACAAGGTTCTTCTTCAAGATGAAGAGGAACCTATTTTTTTGTTATGATTACCATCAATGCTCATTGCTATTCTTCAAAAGCAACGCAAGATGATCTATTCGAGAAAATACGCGATAAAACATAAAAAATTTAAACATTGGTAAACTTATATATATAATAGTAAATATTTGATTCTAACGAGTTTCATCCCAAAAATTAACAGAGCGCCTTGTACAATGATAAAAACTAAACTGCTTTTAATAATTATTTCTATTGCCGCAGTCTTTAGCCCTGGATTTGTTTTTGCTCTTGGCGAGTATGATGGCGTTTGGGCTGGGGTACAGACAATCACTGTTCCCGGATATCTCTATGAGTCGGAAATAACTGGTACAGCTATTTATCAAAATAGTGAAACCTCCATGAGTTTATATGATCCACTCTATGGATCAGTCACTCTTGTTAAATCGGGGGACACAAAGTGGATTCTCCCCTCACCTATCACTGCGACAGTTATGGGATATTTGGCTACGGTCAATTCTATTGAACTCACCTTTGGCTCTTCCTCATATTTTACCGGCTCAGTTGCGGTATCAGTACAAGGTATAAGCGCGACAAGCACCCTACAGCATTATAGAAAATCATGTACATCGATCTCAAACAACGCGACAATAACCGGGTTATCGGGTTCAAATTATGATGTGCGCTGTTATGAAATCGACATACCATACGGGGCGTCGAATCTCAATGTCGTCACTTCAGGAGGATCTGGAAATTGCGACCTGACCATCGGATACCACAAACCTGATTTTAATGTCGAATTTTCAGAATCAGATACCAATGCCGAACAAATCAGTGTCAGTGTTCCCGATGAAGGAAAATGGTATATTGTTCTCTCTGCATGGCCAAGTTATGCAAGCATGACCCTCCAGGCTTCCTTTGATGGTGGTTACTTTGAACCGGTTTCCTCCTTTTCGATGAGTGTGCAAACTGGCGCAAAGCCTTTAACTGTACAATTTACCGATCAATCAACAAACACCATTACGTCCTGGGCCTGGGATTTTGGTGACGGGACCACCAGTTCAGAACAAAACCCGGTGCACATTTACCAAACGCCAGGTACGTATACGGTCAGCTTGACCGTAACCGGACCAGGGGGAACAAATGAAGCTGTTAAAACGGACTATATCACTGTCACGGGTTCTACCGCCTCAGTCAACATAGTCCCTGCCCTCCAACTCCTTCTTTCGAAATAATAAAAAAAGCTCCTCGTCATTGTAACGAGGAGCTTTTTTTCTCTATGCCTGGAAAACGCGCTGGTTCAAAGAGCGCCAGGAATGCTTTCAACCAATTTATACCTTAATCCGTGAACATTCAGTTCCACCCACCGTCACGGATTCAGATTATACATCCCGTATCACAAAGAGATGCAACTCACGGGGACCATGGGCACCATGAACCATAATCAGTTCGATATCACCGGTTTTACTTGGCCCGGAGATAAGAGAAAGATTACGAGACAAGCCCTCTTCCCATTCCTTGTCATCCCATTTAAGCAGGGTGTAGAGTTCTTCCAGGTTAGCCAGAAGCTGCTCCTCTTTAATAACCGCGACATGTATCGATGGTACCAGAGAGACGGAACGGGCGTGCCCAGGACGGCTCCGTAAAGCGAGCGTAGCGGTAAAAGCAGCACAGTAATCGGCTGAGGTGATGCCAATAAAGGATTGCTCCACCTGCTGGCGAAAGGTTGCCTTGGCTTCTTGCGCAAGCGGCTGTACCTCCGATTCTGCCTTGGGGGCCGTAATCACAGGTATGTCTTTAAGCGCAGGCAGGTTTTCAAGGCCCAATGCATTAATAAGCGGATGATCCCAGCGGCAGACCTGCTTTTCGCTGCCCCACTCCGGGCTTTTTTCCTGGATCAAGGCGCCAATGGCCTCTGCGGTCTGGTTTATGCCCTCCATAATATGCAAATCTACATACAAGGGTTTGGCAACCGTGGTCAGGGTGGTAAGCAACTCTTCCCGCTGGGCCTGACTCCGGTTTCTGATTGTCCTTAGAATCTCCACTTCCCGTGCAGTGGGGGCAGTGGTGAAGATAGACGCGGGGCCATCCCCCTGCTCTCGCCCTAAGGCTGTACGTATTGTTTGTAGAAATTTTTCCTGCTGCATCACTTCTTTCCCCTTGTTTGACCGTCCTGTTTTTCCTTCCATGCATCCATAAAGGATTTTGCCGCGATCGGCTGAATATTGCGTTTGCGCGTCCAGCCGTTAAACGGATAGGGGAGCTTACTGGTCATGCCATTTTGACGCGGAAGAAGTTTCTGAGCAAGCCGGGCAACACCGAAAAAGAGATTATAGAGGGTCCGATTGCTGTTGATCAACTGCCAGCTTCGAAAGAGCCATTTTTCAGCATTGCGATCCGGTTTGACCTGCCAGTTGGGATCCCCCTCGGAGAGCTTGGAGCGCATGGTCAAGAGCATGCGCGGCAGATTAATTTCCAGGGGGCAGGCCTGGCGGCAGGCTCCACAGAGAGATTCTCCCGAACAGAGATCTGAGGCCTTATTGATACCAAAGAGCAGTGGCGTCACCACCGCGCCCACAGGTCCGGAATAGGCAGAGCCATAGCTGTGGCCCCCGATTTTTCCGTAGACCGGGCAGATGTTGAGACAGGCACCGCAACGGATGCAACAGAGCATCTCCCTGAAATCTTCGTCTGCCAGGATTTTGGAGCGTCCGTTATCCACGATCACCAGGTGAAACTGCTCTGGTCCGTCGCTGTGTCCGGGCTGTGCCGGGCCACCGACATAGCTTACATAGCCGCCAATCTGCTGGCCGGCCGCGCCCATGGACATCAGCCGCAAAACCGCCTGCTGCTCTTCCAGGTTGGCAACAATCCGCTCCATGCCCATAACTGCCACATGAATTTTAGGCAGGGTGGTGGACATACGAATGTTGCCCTCATTGGAAACCGTGGTGATATGCCCGGTCTCGGCACAGGCCAGGTTGCAGCCGGAGATGCCCATATCGGCTGTCAGGAATTTATCACGCAGGGCCCTGCGCGCATCCCAGGTCAAGGTCGGCGGGTCTTCGGTATACGGCGTGCCCAGTTTTTCTGCAAACAGTTCCCCGATCTGCTGCCTGGTTTTATGAATGGCCGGGGCCACGATATGGGTGGGCTGCTCACCGGCGAGCTGAATAATATACTCGCCAAGATCGGTCTCGGTCACCTCTATACCGAGCTTTTCCAAGCCCGCATTGAGCCCGATCTCCTCGGTGACCATGGATTTCCCTTTGACCACCGAGCGCACCTCGTTTTCCGTGGCAATCTGCACACAGATGGCAACCGCCTCTTCAGCGGTGGCGGCAAAATGCACCTGGCCACCCTGGGCCCGAATGTTGGCTGTCAGCGTCTCCAGCATCAGATCGAGATTATCCACCGCCTTGCGCCGATACTGATGCGCCTTCTTACGCAACTCCTGTCCTTCCGGCAGATTGTGGTACAGATTTTTGGTGGCCGGTCCCAGCCGATTCTGGAGACTGCTCAAGGCCGATTGCAGCACGGGATCGGCAATGGCTTTGCGGGCTTTGGGCTTATACTGTTTCGAGGTAATAGCGCTCATTATTGCTCCCTCAGCAGTTGGGCGATATGTTTCACCACGACCGCTTCATTGCGCCGGGTGAGAATCCCCTGAATATTCATCAGGCAGCCCATGTCACAGCCGGTCACCACCTCTGCCCCGCTTGCCAGAATGTTGTCCACCTTCTCCTCCAGAATCGCCTCGGAGATATCGTTATACTTCACGG
Coding sequences within it:
- a CDS encoding flagellin codes for the protein MVTIKGTSTSPNYLNKALAQSNTALNRLSSGSRINSAKDDAAGLAISDRMSSLIQGLNQAMTNANDGISLTQTADGALSESNNALQRMRELAVQSGNAIYSSSDRAALNKEFGQLQQELGRIAEQTNFNGQKLLNGEFEGASFQVGANSGETIEVSIADMSTEALGLRDLNISTATGAQEALKAIDGALSNVSNARSDLGAVQSRFESAISNLGTTSVNMAESRSRIADTDYAAEVSESIKNQILAKAGIAVQTQARQSAGVALQLLNVGEN
- a CDS encoding LutB/LldF family L-lactate oxidation iron-sulfur protein; the protein is MSAITSKQYKPKARKAIADPVLQSALSSLQNRLGPATKNLYHNLPEGQELRKKAHQYRRKAVDNLDLMLETLTANIRAQGGQVHFAATAEEAVAICVQIATENEVRSVVKGKSMVTEEIGLNAGLEKLGIEVTETDLGEYIIQLAGEQPTHIVAPAIHKTRQQIGELFAEKLGTPYTEDPPTLTWDARRALRDKFLTADMGISGCNLACAETGHITTVSNEGNIRMSTTLPKIHVAVMGMERIVANLEEQQAVLRLMSMGAAGQQIGGYVSYVGGPAQPGHSDGPEQFHLVIVDNGRSKILADEDFREMLCCIRCGACLNICPVYGKIGGHSYGSAYSGPVGAVVTPLLFGINKASDLCSGESLCGACRQACPLEINLPRMLLTMRSKLSEGDPNWQVKPDRNAEKWLFRSWQLINSNRTLYNLFFGVARLAQKLLPRQNGMTSKLPYPFNGWTRKRNIQPIAAKSFMDAWKEKQDGQTRGKK
- a CDS encoding LUD domain-containing protein, producing the protein MQQEKFLQTIRTALGREQGDGPASIFTTAPTAREVEILRTIRNRSQAQREELLTTLTTVAKPLYVDLHIMEGINQTAEAIGALIQEKSPEWGSEKQVCRWDHPLINALGLENLPALKDIPVITAPKAESEVQPLAQEAKATFRQQVEQSFIGITSADYCAAFTATLALRSRPGHARSVSLVPSIHVAVIKEEQLLANLEELYTLLKWDDKEWEEGLSRNLSLISGPSKTGDIELIMVHGAHGPRELHLFVIRDV
- a CDS encoding TAXI family TRAP transporter solute-binding subunit, with product MKKIIFFILTLLVSTHYAHANAYIFIGAGPIAGDTYLVAGSLAKTLNSKRKEFHFRASVQSTHGDTETIRLLKSGDIDFGVVSTRHLAAHNQVRVIFSLPTTPYVVVTSEKAAVGRVHTFVRAVVENLTFLKIQLCRVNILQPRADELLVGGGLVEDAVFTKESMLTGFSGRLHPGSLKYFKEAGIQPKTLTNRS
- a CDS encoding PKD domain-containing protein, whose amino-acid sequence is MIKTKLLLIIISIAAVFSPGFVFALGEYDGVWAGVQTITVPGYLYESEITGTAIYQNSETSMSLYDPLYGSVTLVKSGDTKWILPSPITATVMGYLATVNSIELTFGSSSYFTGSVAVSVQGISATSTLQHYRKSCTSISNNATITGLSGSNYDVRCYEIDIPYGASNLNVVTSGGSGNCDLTIGYHKPDFNVEFSESDTNAEQISVSVPDEGKWYIVLSAWPSYASMTLQASFDGGYFEPVSSFSMSVQTGAKPLTVQFTDQSTNTITSWAWDFGDGTTSSEQNPVHIYQTPGTYTVSLTVTGPGGTNEAVKTDYITVTGSTASVNIVPALQLLLSK